The following proteins are encoded in a genomic region of Thunnus maccoyii chromosome 8, fThuMac1.1, whole genome shotgun sequence:
- the hvcn1 gene encoding voltage-gated hydrogen channel 1 — MARYLKYFTTVGDDQPVQLDEEELHQASEELGPATGQFPATLTFRESLKRLYSSERFQVVVVILVILDALFVLAELLIDLSVIDLKHGHVVPEVLHYLSLAVLTFFMVELAGKLFAYRLEFFQHKFEVFDAVIVVVSFVLDVAFIFHEDAFAGMNLLILLRLWRVARIINGILVSVKTRAHQQIHKLKQSYDHLVQRVTELQERNDKLEQENQKLQALLKKHGIDF; from the exons ATGGCGAGGTACCTGAAATATTTCACCACTGTGGGTGATGATCAGCCCGTTCAGTTGGATGAAGAAGAGCTGCACCAGGCCAGCGAGGAGCTGGGTCCAGCTACCGGACAGTTTCCAGCAACGTTGACCTTCAGGGAATCTCTGAAAAGGCTCTACAGCTCTGAGCGGTTCCAG gtggtggtggtgattcTGGTCATCCTGGATGCCTTGTTTGTGCTGGCGGAGCTGCTTATAGATTTGTCAGTTATCGATTTGAAACATGGTCACGTTGTTCCTGAG GTGCTTCACTACCTGAGCCTGGCCGTTCTCACATTCTTCATGGTGGAGCTGGCTGGGAAGCTGTTTGCTTATCGCCTGGAGTTCTTCCAGCACAAGTTCGAGGTGTTTGATGCTGTGATTGTGGTGGTGTCCTTCGTGTTGGACGTGGCCTTCATCTTCCATGAGGACGCTTTTGCTGGGATGAATCTCCTCATCCTGCTGCGACTCTGGAGGGTTGCCAGAATTATCAACG GGATCCTGGTGTCGGTGAAGACCCGTGCACATCAGCAGATCCACAAGCTGAAGCAGAGCTACGACCACCTTGTCCAAAGAGTCACAGAGCTGCAGGAGCGCAATGATAAACTG GAACAAGAGAACCAGAAACTTCAAGCCCTCCTCAAGAAGCACGGCATAGACTTCTGA